In Pirellulales bacterium, a genomic segment contains:
- a CDS encoding GlsB/YeaQ/YmgE family stress response membrane protein — MPDPDISQAVQTWFNEAFVWIGFGTVSGLLAKAIMPGRDPGGAVATLGIGIGGAVVGCGILSFFVPEYRVSPLTPVGFVVATGGAFLLLFFYRLLAGYVIREDGEGYIPRPYFGRREYRGRRPPLYQERTYRD, encoded by the coding sequence ATGCCCGATCCAGACATCAGCCAGGCAGTCCAAACGTGGTTTAACGAAGCATTCGTGTGGATCGGGTTTGGCACTGTCTCGGGGCTGCTCGCCAAGGCGATCATGCCTGGCCGCGATCCGGGCGGAGCCGTTGCCACCTTGGGGATCGGCATTGGCGGCGCCGTTGTCGGCTGCGGCATCTTGTCGTTCTTTGTGCCCGAGTACCGGGTGTCGCCGTTGACGCCGGTGGGATTCGTGGTGGCGACCGGTGGCGCCTTTTTGCTGTTGTTCTTCTACAGGCTATTGGCCGGGTACGTCATCCGCGAGGATGGCGAGGGCTACATCCCGCGACCTTATTTTGGCCGCCGCGAGTATCGCGGTCGACGCCCGCCCCTCTATCAAGAGCGGACGTATCGAGATTAA